The Blastomonas sp. SL216 DNA window TCGGCAAAGCCGCCCTCGATGGCGATGGTTTCCGGCTGCGCGCCTTCGCTCTTGTAGATCGACACAAGGCCGTCACGGACGGTCGACATCAGCGGCGCATGGCCTTCGAGCACGCCAAACTCGCCCTCTGCGCCGGGCACGACGACCATGTGGACCGCTTCAGAGCGAACCAGCTTTTCGGGGGTTACGAGTTCAAAATGCAGTGCCATTTCGATTGTCCTTCAAGCCCTCTCCCCTTGAGGGGAGAGGGTTGGGAGAGGGGAATACGCCATCCCCTCTCAACTTCAGCTAGCGAGCAGTCTCGCATGCCTTCGTATCTCTCCCCCGTGCGGGAGAGAGCATTGTCAGTTTAAGCAGCTTCAGCCAGCGACTTGGCCTTTTCCACGGCTTCGTCGATGCCGCCGACCATGTAGAAGGCTGCTTCGGGCAGGTGGTCATATTCGCCATCGACCACGGCCTTGAAGCTCTTCACGGTGTCTTCGAGCGAGACGAACTTGCCCGAGATGCCGGTGAACACTTCCGCAACGTGGAAGGGCTGCGACAGGAACTTCTGGATCTTGCGCGCACGCGCAACGGTGAGCTTGTCCTCTTCCGAAAGCTCGTCCATGCCCAGAATGGCGATGATGTCCTGCAGCGACTTGTACTTCTGCAGCGTCGACTGGACCGCACGGGCGGTTTCGTAGTGCTCCACGCCGACAACGCGGGGTTCCAGAACGCGGCTGGTCGAATCGAGCGGGTCAACCGCCGGATAGATGCCGAGTTCGGAGATCGCGCGGTTGAGCACGGTCGTCGCGTCAAGGTGAGCAAACGAGGTGGCAGGCGCAGGGTCGGTCAAGTCATCTGCGGGAACGTAGATGGCCTGCACCGAGGTGATCGAGCCCTTGTTGGTCGAGGTGATGCGTTCCTGCAGCTGG harbors:
- a CDS encoding ATP synthase F1 subunit epsilon; the protein is MALHFELVTPEKLVRSEAVHMVVVPGAEGEFGVLEGHAPLMSTVRDGLVSIYKSEGAQPETIAIEGGFAEVNEKGLTILAERVSG